In Strigops habroptila isolate Jane chromosome 4, bStrHab1.2.pri, whole genome shotgun sequence, a single genomic region encodes these proteins:
- the CLMN gene encoding calmin isoform X1: protein MAGQEWDWFQREELIGHISDIRVQNLQVERENVQKRTFTRWINLHLGKCKPPLKVKDLFVDIQDGKILMALLEVLSGQKLMHEYKSSSHRIFRLNNIAKALKFLEDSNVKLVSIDAAEIADGNSSLVLGLIWNIILFFQIKELTGNLNRNSSSSSLSSGPSGPESDTSHPSTPSVERNMSITVKDQRKAIRALLIWVQRKTRKYGVAVQDFTSSWRSGLAFLAIIKAIDCTLVDMKQALEKSARENLEDAFSIAQNKLGVPRLLEPEDIMVESPDEQSIVTYVAQFLEHFPELEAEEFTDPDKELPIESTYVHIKDTPSEKESKILILSESEENMYTVNHERSHPAPPKVHIHDAPEKIPSETVPEKCNGKLNHMSGDSQETFEEEPQRPTSLKIEGSVSFESSSSWEVLSDKFTPGEGGISDDPLKQNDDLSPAVLTDQKNSVDSFEDYSEELTKETSTEYDNETKSLSANTSSLSPLSWTSGILTDESINKVEESKPQTSVLLPKDTSKQEDTRKYVLHLLNEEILNIPQNEHTEQSLAFETIETNHCSLNGSDLKSQELSTQHETSDDSLSDVPKSPEDLDSCDEVESSAEVLPSSSKVSVIPHDLFYYPHYNVPISAVLNAYLEPCIEDYDTGNDKASSETVMDVLHEEGLPEQDHKEDAPEPDLGNKPDLGNKPDVPLSETDRENDEEETTDINSHMNSSSEKEVPLLVEEELEIEEDGKKVSNRQDSTIPQHPEDIVEHVEDLSIDIKTPEKSSNGEEEGENMIEEDLQISEAATTTLSQDKLEEIAGCQELTRISDSDSNIYLRKRSPNTSEEETYGVNEQKMRDTGEDPLIIRKKKDLEASETPAPTHEITIVEQPELFYFIIFFWVLAYCLLLLPQLLSNKV, encoded by the exons TGCAAGCCTCCTCTAAAGGTGAAAGACTTGTTTGTTGATATACAAGATGGCAAAATCTTGATGGCACTACTGGAAGTCCTGTCAGGACAAAAGCTG ATGCATGAATACAAATCTTCAAGCCATCGCATTTTTCGTTTGAACAACATAGCCAAAGCACTGAAGTTCTTGGAGGACAGTAAT GTAAAGCTTGTTAGCATCGATGCAGCAGAAATAGCAGATGGAAATTCCTCTTTGGTTCTTGGACTAATATGGAATATAATCTTGTTTTTTCAG ATTAAGGAGCTGACAGGCAACCTCAACAGgaactcctcctcctccagcctgtccTCTGGGCCCAGTGGTCCGGAGTCAGACACATCTCACCCCAGCACTCCTAGTGTGGAGAGGAACATGTCCATTACAGTGAAGGATCAGCGGAAAGCCATCAGAGCCCTTTTAATCTGGGTtcagaggaaaaccaggaa GTACGGTGTTGCAGTTCAGGACTTTACCAGCAGTtggaggagtggccttgcttTCTTAGCTATCATAAAAGCAATAGACTGTACTTTGGTAGACATGAAGCAAGCACTGGAGAAATCAGCTCGAGAAAACCTGGAGGATGCTTTCAGCATAGCACAAAACAAGTTGGGTGTTCCTCGGCTCCTAGAACCAGAAG ATATCATGGTGGAATCACCCGATGAACAGTCAATTGTGACGTATGTGGCGCAATTTCTGGAACACTTCCCAGAGCTGGAAGCG GAAGAATTTACAGACCCTGACAAGGAGCTTCCAATTGAGTCCACATATGTCCACATCAAAGACACACCgtcagagaaagaaagcaaaatcttgattttaagcgaaagtgaagaaaacatgTATACTGTTAATCATGAAAGGAGTCATCCTGCTCCTCCAAAGGTTCATATTCATGATGCCCCTGAGAAAATCCCATCAGAAACCGTTCCTGAAAAATGTAATGGGAAATTGAATCACATGTCAGGTGATTCACAGGAAACATTTGAAGAGGAGCCTCAGAGGCCTACCTCACTGAAAATTGAAGGATCTGTCAGTTTTGAATCCAGTTCCTCTTGGGAGGTTCTTAGTGACAAATTCACGCCAGGTGAAGGGGGCATATCTGATGATCCACTGAAACAGAATGATGACCTTTCTCCAGCTGTTCTGACAGATCAGAAAAATTCTGTTGACTCTTTTGAAGACTACTCTGAAGAATTAACTAAAGAAACATCTACTGAATATGACAATGAAACTAAGAGCCTTTCAGCCAATACTTCTTCTTTGAGTCCATTATCCTGGACTTCAGGTATACTTACAGATGAATCTATAAATAAAgtagaagaaagcaaacctCAGACTTCAGTTCTTTTACCAAAAGATACCTCAAAACAAGAAGATACACGTAAGTATGTTCTTCATCTTCTGAATGAGGAAATACTGAATATTCCACAGAATGAACATACAGAGCAATCACTTGCCTTTGAGACGATAGAAACTAACCATTGCTCACTGAATGGTTCTGATCTCAAAAGCCAAGAACTATCTACACAGCATGAAACATCTGATGACTCTCTCTCAGATGTACCTAAAAGTCCAGAGGACCTGGACAGCTGTGATGAAGTTGAGTCTTCAGCTGAAGTGCTGCCAAGTTCTTCGAAAGTATCTGTAATACCCCATGATCTCTTTTATTATCCACATTATAATGTTCCCATATCAGCAGTTTTGAATGCTTACCTTGAGCCTTGTATTGAAGATTATGATACTGGAAATGACAAAGCTTCTTCTGAAACAGTAATGGATGTTTTACATGAGGAGGGCTTACCAGAACAGGACCACAAGGAAGATGCTCCAGAGCCAGACTTAGGGAATAAGCCAGACTTAGGGAATAAGCCAGATGTCCCTCTATCCGAAACAGATAGAGAGAATGATGAGGAGGAAACAACAGACATTAACAGTCACATGAATTCTTCCAGTGAAAAAGAAGTGCCATTACTAGTAGAAGAAGAGTTAGAAATTGAAGAAGATGGCAAAAAGGTCAGCAACCGTCAAGATTCCACTATTCCACAACATCCtgag GACATAGTAGAACATGTAGAGGATTTATCAATAGACATAAAGACACCAGAAAAAAGTAGTaatggggaggaagaaggggaaaacatgATAGAAGAAGACCTGCAGATCTCAGAAGCCGCCACTACTACTCTGTCACAAGATAAACTGGAAGAAATTGCTGGTTGTCAGGAATTGACCAG AATCAGTGACAGTGATTCCAACATTTATCTCCGAAAAAGATCTCCCAATACTTCTGAGGAG gaaacCTATGGTGTAAACGAGCAGAAGATGAGAGATACGGGTGAAGATCCATTAATCATCAG gaagaaaaaggacttGGAAGCAAGTGAGACTCCAGCACCAACTCATGAAATTACAATTGTTGAGCAGCCAGAGCTATTCTACttcatcattttcttctggGTGCTGGCCTACTGCCTTTTACTCCTTCCACAGCTTCTTAGCAACAAAGTTTGA
- the CLMN gene encoding calmin isoform X2, whose amino-acid sequence MVKLVSIDAAEIADGNSSLVLGLIWNIILFFQIKELTGNLNRNSSSSSLSSGPSGPESDTSHPSTPSVERNMSITVKDQRKAIRALLIWVQRKTRKYGVAVQDFTSSWRSGLAFLAIIKAIDCTLVDMKQALEKSARENLEDAFSIAQNKLGVPRLLEPEDIMVESPDEQSIVTYVAQFLEHFPELEAEEFTDPDKELPIESTYVHIKDTPSEKESKILILSESEENMYTVNHERSHPAPPKVHIHDAPEKIPSETVPEKCNGKLNHMSGDSQETFEEEPQRPTSLKIEGSVSFESSSSWEVLSDKFTPGEGGISDDPLKQNDDLSPAVLTDQKNSVDSFEDYSEELTKETSTEYDNETKSLSANTSSLSPLSWTSGILTDESINKVEESKPQTSVLLPKDTSKQEDTRKYVLHLLNEEILNIPQNEHTEQSLAFETIETNHCSLNGSDLKSQELSTQHETSDDSLSDVPKSPEDLDSCDEVESSAEVLPSSSKVSVIPHDLFYYPHYNVPISAVLNAYLEPCIEDYDTGNDKASSETVMDVLHEEGLPEQDHKEDAPEPDLGNKPDLGNKPDVPLSETDRENDEEETTDINSHMNSSSEKEVPLLVEEELEIEEDGKKVSNRQDSTIPQHPEDIVEHVEDLSIDIKTPEKSSNGEEEGENMIEEDLQISEAATTTLSQDKLEEIAGCQELTRISDSDSNIYLRKRSPNTSEEETYGVNEQKMRDTGEDPLIIRKKKDLEASETPAPTHEITIVEQPELFYFIIFFWVLAYCLLLLPQLLSNKV is encoded by the exons ATG GTAAAGCTTGTTAGCATCGATGCAGCAGAAATAGCAGATGGAAATTCCTCTTTGGTTCTTGGACTAATATGGAATATAATCTTGTTTTTTCAG ATTAAGGAGCTGACAGGCAACCTCAACAGgaactcctcctcctccagcctgtccTCTGGGCCCAGTGGTCCGGAGTCAGACACATCTCACCCCAGCACTCCTAGTGTGGAGAGGAACATGTCCATTACAGTGAAGGATCAGCGGAAAGCCATCAGAGCCCTTTTAATCTGGGTtcagaggaaaaccaggaa GTACGGTGTTGCAGTTCAGGACTTTACCAGCAGTtggaggagtggccttgcttTCTTAGCTATCATAAAAGCAATAGACTGTACTTTGGTAGACATGAAGCAAGCACTGGAGAAATCAGCTCGAGAAAACCTGGAGGATGCTTTCAGCATAGCACAAAACAAGTTGGGTGTTCCTCGGCTCCTAGAACCAGAAG ATATCATGGTGGAATCACCCGATGAACAGTCAATTGTGACGTATGTGGCGCAATTTCTGGAACACTTCCCAGAGCTGGAAGCG GAAGAATTTACAGACCCTGACAAGGAGCTTCCAATTGAGTCCACATATGTCCACATCAAAGACACACCgtcagagaaagaaagcaaaatcttgattttaagcgaaagtgaagaaaacatgTATACTGTTAATCATGAAAGGAGTCATCCTGCTCCTCCAAAGGTTCATATTCATGATGCCCCTGAGAAAATCCCATCAGAAACCGTTCCTGAAAAATGTAATGGGAAATTGAATCACATGTCAGGTGATTCACAGGAAACATTTGAAGAGGAGCCTCAGAGGCCTACCTCACTGAAAATTGAAGGATCTGTCAGTTTTGAATCCAGTTCCTCTTGGGAGGTTCTTAGTGACAAATTCACGCCAGGTGAAGGGGGCATATCTGATGATCCACTGAAACAGAATGATGACCTTTCTCCAGCTGTTCTGACAGATCAGAAAAATTCTGTTGACTCTTTTGAAGACTACTCTGAAGAATTAACTAAAGAAACATCTACTGAATATGACAATGAAACTAAGAGCCTTTCAGCCAATACTTCTTCTTTGAGTCCATTATCCTGGACTTCAGGTATACTTACAGATGAATCTATAAATAAAgtagaagaaagcaaacctCAGACTTCAGTTCTTTTACCAAAAGATACCTCAAAACAAGAAGATACACGTAAGTATGTTCTTCATCTTCTGAATGAGGAAATACTGAATATTCCACAGAATGAACATACAGAGCAATCACTTGCCTTTGAGACGATAGAAACTAACCATTGCTCACTGAATGGTTCTGATCTCAAAAGCCAAGAACTATCTACACAGCATGAAACATCTGATGACTCTCTCTCAGATGTACCTAAAAGTCCAGAGGACCTGGACAGCTGTGATGAAGTTGAGTCTTCAGCTGAAGTGCTGCCAAGTTCTTCGAAAGTATCTGTAATACCCCATGATCTCTTTTATTATCCACATTATAATGTTCCCATATCAGCAGTTTTGAATGCTTACCTTGAGCCTTGTATTGAAGATTATGATACTGGAAATGACAAAGCTTCTTCTGAAACAGTAATGGATGTTTTACATGAGGAGGGCTTACCAGAACAGGACCACAAGGAAGATGCTCCAGAGCCAGACTTAGGGAATAAGCCAGACTTAGGGAATAAGCCAGATGTCCCTCTATCCGAAACAGATAGAGAGAATGATGAGGAGGAAACAACAGACATTAACAGTCACATGAATTCTTCCAGTGAAAAAGAAGTGCCATTACTAGTAGAAGAAGAGTTAGAAATTGAAGAAGATGGCAAAAAGGTCAGCAACCGTCAAGATTCCACTATTCCACAACATCCtgag GACATAGTAGAACATGTAGAGGATTTATCAATAGACATAAAGACACCAGAAAAAAGTAGTaatggggaggaagaaggggaaaacatgATAGAAGAAGACCTGCAGATCTCAGAAGCCGCCACTACTACTCTGTCACAAGATAAACTGGAAGAAATTGCTGGTTGTCAGGAATTGACCAG AATCAGTGACAGTGATTCCAACATTTATCTCCGAAAAAGATCTCCCAATACTTCTGAGGAG gaaacCTATGGTGTAAACGAGCAGAAGATGAGAGATACGGGTGAAGATCCATTAATCATCAG gaagaaaaaggacttGGAAGCAAGTGAGACTCCAGCACCAACTCATGAAATTACAATTGTTGAGCAGCCAGAGCTATTCTACttcatcattttcttctggGTGCTGGCCTACTGCCTTTTACTCCTTCCACAGCTTCTTAGCAACAAAGTTTGA